Proteins from a single region of Pseudomonas sp. BSw22131:
- a CDS encoding MFS transporter yields the protein MSDKYKPHDWAPHERPTLPGSPSTPLHPTPKRLAFALVGVIVALTGGLGNALVVANLPYLQGPLGATQAEIAWLPAAYVMTNVSMNLLLVKFRQQFGLRAFTEVFLVLYALVTFAHLFVNDLNSAIAVRAAHGMVGAALSSLGLYYMIQAFPQKWRMKALVLGLGTAQLAIPLARLVSEDLLEIAEWRGLYLFELGMCLLSLGCVLTLKLPPGDRFKAFEPLDFLTFALLATGFALLCAALSLGRIEWWFEAPWIGMALAGSIALIAAGLAIEHNRQRPLLITRWLGSGRIVRLALGVILSRIVLSEQATGAVGFLQNLNMGSEQLHTLYLFMLLGSVAGLLVSALTINPQHLLLPLIIALAFMATGSLMDSFSTSLTRQSNMYFSQFLLAFGGTFFLGPTLLLGISGVIGNPRNMVSFSVLFGITQSVGGLIGSSLLGTFQVVREKFHSSHIVEHLSLLNPLMQSRLQSASGAYTSALTDLAAQNSQGIRSLAAIATREANVLAYNDVFMLIAVIAVLTMIWISTRAIWLWMTTEPVAPFTPNLPTSAAQPNGAQPS from the coding sequence ATGAGCGACAAGTACAAGCCCCACGACTGGGCGCCCCACGAGCGACCGACGTTGCCGGGGTCTCCCTCGACTCCGTTGCATCCCACGCCCAAGCGTCTGGCGTTTGCGCTCGTCGGGGTTATCGTTGCACTTACGGGTGGCCTGGGCAATGCGCTGGTGGTCGCCAACCTGCCTTATCTGCAAGGTCCGCTCGGCGCCACGCAGGCGGAAATCGCCTGGCTGCCGGCCGCTTATGTCATGACCAACGTGTCGATGAACCTGCTGCTGGTGAAGTTTCGGCAACAATTCGGGCTGCGTGCGTTCACCGAAGTGTTTTTGGTGCTCTACGCCCTGGTGACCTTCGCTCATTTGTTCGTCAACGATCTCAACTCAGCCATTGCAGTGCGTGCGGCACACGGCATGGTGGGCGCTGCGTTGAGTTCGCTCGGGCTGTATTACATGATCCAGGCCTTCCCGCAGAAGTGGCGGATGAAGGCGCTGGTCCTGGGACTGGGCACCGCTCAATTGGCGATTCCGCTGGCGAGGCTGGTGTCTGAAGACCTGTTGGAAATCGCTGAATGGCGCGGGTTGTACTTGTTTGAGTTGGGTATGTGCCTGCTGTCGCTTGGCTGCGTGCTGACGCTGAAGTTGCCGCCCGGCGACCGTTTCAAGGCCTTCGAGCCGCTGGATTTTCTGACCTTCGCATTGCTGGCCACAGGCTTTGCACTGCTCTGCGCAGCCCTGTCACTGGGGCGCATCGAATGGTGGTTCGAGGCGCCGTGGATAGGCATGGCGCTGGCCGGCTCAATCGCGCTGATCGCGGCGGGGCTTGCCATTGAGCACAATCGCCAGCGCCCGCTGCTGATCACGCGATGGTTGGGCAGCGGCCGCATTGTGCGCCTGGCGCTGGGGGTGATTCTGTCGCGCATCGTGCTGTCCGAGCAGGCCACAGGTGCAGTGGGGTTTCTGCAAAACCTCAACATGGGCAGCGAGCAACTGCACACGCTGTATTTGTTCATGCTGCTGGGCAGCGTGGCCGGGTTGCTGGTCAGTGCGTTGACCATCAACCCGCAGCACCTGTTGCTGCCGCTGATCATCGCGTTGGCGTTCATGGCCACAGGTTCGCTGATGGACAGCTTCTCGACCAGCCTGACCCGGCAGTCGAACATGTATTTCAGCCAGTTCCTGCTGGCGTTCGGGGGCACTTTCTTTCTGGGGCCGACTTTGTTGCTGGGCATCAGCGGGGTGATCGGCAATCCGCGCAACATGGTCAGTTTCTCGGTGCTGTTCGGGATCACCCAGAGCGTCGGCGGCCTGATCGGCTCCTCGTTGCTCGGTACGTTCCAGGTGGTACGGGAAAAATTTCATTCCAGCCACATCGTCGAGCACCTCTCGCTGCTCAATCCGCTCATGCAGTCGCGTTTGCAAAGCGCCAGCGGGGCTTACACGTCTGCGCTGACCGACCTGGCTGCGCAGAACAGTCAGGGCATTCGCTCGCTGGCCGCCATCGCCACCCGTGAGGCCAATGTGTTGGCCTACAACGACGTATTCATGCTGATTGCGGTGATTGCCGTGCTGACGATGATCTGGATCAGTACCCGCGCCATATGGCTCTGGATGACCACTGAACCCGTTGCACCCTTTACCCCGAACTTACCGACATCTGCTGCTCAACCCAATGGCGCCCAACCTTCATGA
- a CDS encoding dienelactone hydrolase family protein, with protein MTHASVLPSTGKTITYRRPDGKEVSGYLASPEKTEGAPAVVVIQEWWGLNDQIRGVADRLAASGYLALVPDLYRGKSTVEEEEAHHLMDALDFSDAASQDIRGAVQYLNGYTPKVAVTGFCMGGALTLLALNAIPEISAGVVWYGCPPLEYLDASAIKAPVLAHWATQDLFFPAETVDALETKLSEGGVDAEFHRYLAHHAFANETAVGFGRIAATQYDPVWAQLAWDRTLTFLGKQLWNS; from the coding sequence ATGACTCACGCATCTGTCCTCCCCAGCACTGGAAAAACCATCACCTACCGCCGTCCTGACGGCAAAGAAGTCAGCGGTTATCTGGCCAGTCCGGAAAAAACCGAGGGCGCTCCGGCCGTTGTGGTGATTCAGGAATGGTGGGGCTTGAACGACCAGATTCGCGGCGTCGCCGACCGGCTGGCGGCCTCGGGGTATCTGGCGCTGGTGCCTGATCTGTATCGCGGCAAATCCACGGTGGAGGAAGAGGAAGCCCATCACCTGATGGACGCTCTGGACTTCAGCGATGCCGCCAGCCAGGACATTCGCGGCGCCGTTCAATACCTCAATGGCTACACCCCCAAGGTCGCAGTGACCGGGTTCTGCATGGGCGGTGCGCTGACCCTGCTGGCGCTGAATGCGATCCCGGAGATTTCTGCCGGGGTGGTCTGGTACGGCTGCCCGCCACTGGAATACCTGGACGCCAGCGCAATCAAAGCACCGGTTCTGGCGCATTGGGCGACGCAGGATCTGTTCTTCCCGGCAGAAACAGTTGACGCACTGGAAACGAAATTGAGCGAAGGCGGCGTCGATGCCGAGTTCCATCGCTACCTCGCACACCACGCCTTCGCCAACGAAACCGCCGTCGGCTTCGGGCGCATCGCTGCCACCCAGTACGACCCGGTCTGGGCGCAACTGGCGTGGGACCGGACCCTGACGTTCCTCGGCAAACAGCTGTGGAATAGCTGA
- a CDS encoding peroxidase-related enzyme (This protein belongs to a clade of uncharacterized proteins related to peroxidases such as the alkylhydroperoxidase AhpD.): MSELIDSHGFTNQVLGWKAWLPTVDLNTASAEQVAVLEESHPQAKTSDYYLTLAHHPDILRQRSLAFNAIMYAPGGLSRAERELASTVVSRINRCVYCASVHAQRFEQLAKRNDVIKEVFADPATAGTTSREKAIVQFAIDLTREPASLNATHIQALREQGLDDAHVLDLIHAIAIFAWANRLMLNLGKPVFPEGQSAS; encoded by the coding sequence ATGAGCGAGCTTATCGACAGCCACGGTTTCACCAATCAGGTGCTGGGCTGGAAGGCCTGGTTGCCGACGGTTGACCTGAACACGGCCAGCGCAGAGCAGGTGGCGGTGCTGGAGGAGAGTCATCCGCAGGCCAAGACTTCGGATTATTACCTGACCCTGGCCCACCATCCGGACATCCTTCGTCAGCGCTCACTGGCCTTCAACGCCATCATGTACGCGCCAGGTGGTTTGTCGCGTGCGGAGCGAGAACTGGCGAGCACGGTGGTTTCGCGGATCAATCGTTGCGTGTATTGCGCTTCGGTGCATGCGCAACGGTTTGAGCAACTGGCCAAGCGTAATGACGTGATCAAGGAGGTCTTCGCGGACCCAGCAACGGCGGGCACCACGTCACGTGAGAAAGCCATCGTGCAGTTCGCCATCGACCTGACGCGCGAACCTGCCTCGCTCAACGCCACGCATATTCAGGCGCTGCGCGAACAGGGGCTGGACGATGCACACGTGCTGGACCTCATCCACGCCATCGCGATTTTCGCCTGGGCCAATCGCTTGATGCTGAACCTGGGCAAGCCGGTGTTTCCTGAGGGTCAAAGCGCTTCGTAG
- a CDS encoding LysR substrate-binding domain-containing protein: protein MQSRAPRRRAQHIAQEENRQIKLVAISALAAGLLPVALSRLPEHLRPHQIQLQSMSPENVVQAVLSKTMDLGAVSLPLEHRGLDIHWIGEAPCVAVLPADSELAAHAVLSMEVLVQQTLITMANPYRFRRRIDKAFQDAGGEPPRMLDTNTSLIAMQMARVGLGVALVDPFTAMGLSTAEVVVLAQLVAFLSYQMRLAAGLGALLSAGAAQ, encoded by the coding sequence TTGCAATCTCGGGCCCCGCGCCGGCGCGCGCAGCACATTGCCCAGGAAGAGAACCGCCAGATCAAACTGGTCGCGATTTCAGCGTTGGCGGCCGGGCTGCTGCCTGTCGCGTTATCGCGGCTGCCTGAACACTTGCGCCCGCATCAGATCCAGCTGCAAAGCATGTCCCCGGAAAACGTAGTGCAGGCGGTGTTGAGCAAGACCATGGACCTGGGCGCAGTGAGCCTGCCGCTTGAACACCGCGGCCTGGACATTCACTGGATCGGCGAAGCGCCATGCGTGGCAGTGCTGCCGGCCGACTCGGAACTGGCGGCGCACGCCGTGCTCTCGATGGAGGTGCTGGTACAGCAGACGCTGATCACCATGGCCAACCCGTACCGTTTTCGCCGGCGCATCGACAAAGCCTTTCAGGACGCCGGGGGCGAGCCGCCGCGCATGCTCGACACCAACACGTCACTGATCGCCATGCAGATGGCCCGCGTGGGGCTGGGCGTCGCGCTGGTCGATCCGTTCACGGCCATGGGCCTGAGCACCGCCGAGGTCGTGGTGCTGGCGCAGCTGGTTGCGTTTCTTTCCTACCAAATGCGTCTGGCCGCCGGGCTGGGCGCGTTGCTGTCCGCTGGAGCAGCCCAATGA
- a CDS encoding HlyD family secretion protein → MPATNKPRSARVRLVSSILFGGIALAGILIVLYAWQLPPFSSPIESTENALVRGQTTFIGPQLSGYVYEVPVQDYQWVKQGDLLVRIDDRIYQQRLDQGLAQLGMQKAALANNMQQRRSAEATILQRQAAVESAIAQGQKAAADFKRNSLLISDGSVSKSELGVTRAADAQAKAAVAEARATLEISRQDLQTVIVNRGSLEASVQNAEAAIELARIDLSNTRITAPRDGQLGQISVRLGAYVNTGAQLMAVVPRPRWIIANMKETQMANVRLGQPVTFTVDALENRKMHGRVQRISPAAGSEFSLLPADNATGNFVKIAQRIPVRITVDDDQTDVDRLRPGMSVVVSIDTSQDGDVPPDPVDGTVEKNK, encoded by the coding sequence ATGCCGGCAACCAACAAGCCACGTTCGGCGCGGGTCCGGCTGGTGTCGTCGATCCTGTTTGGCGGCATTGCCCTTGCCGGTATTTTGATCGTGCTTTACGCGTGGCAACTGCCGCCGTTCAGCAGCCCCATCGAGAGCACGGAAAATGCGCTGGTGCGCGGGCAGACCACGTTCATCGGGCCGCAATTGAGTGGCTACGTCTACGAAGTCCCGGTGCAGGATTATCAATGGGTCAAGCAGGGTGATCTGCTGGTGCGCATCGACGACCGCATCTATCAGCAACGTCTGGATCAGGGTTTGGCGCAGTTGGGCATGCAAAAGGCCGCGCTGGCCAACAATATGCAACAACGGCGCAGTGCCGAAGCGACGATTCTGCAACGCCAGGCAGCGGTGGAGAGTGCCATCGCTCAGGGCCAGAAGGCAGCCGCCGACTTTAAGCGCAATAGTTTGCTGATCAGTGACGGTTCGGTTTCCAAGAGCGAACTCGGCGTGACGCGTGCCGCCGATGCACAGGCCAAGGCTGCCGTGGCGGAGGCCAGGGCGACGCTCGAGATTTCTCGCCAGGACCTGCAGACCGTCATCGTCAATCGTGGTTCGCTGGAGGCTTCCGTGCAAAACGCCGAGGCGGCAATCGAGCTGGCTCGTATTGATTTGAGCAATACGCGCATCACCGCGCCGCGAGACGGTCAGTTGGGGCAGATCAGCGTCCGGTTGGGCGCTTACGTCAACACCGGTGCGCAGTTGATGGCGGTGGTGCCGCGTCCGCGCTGGATCATCGCCAACATGAAGGAAACCCAGATGGCCAATGTGCGTTTGGGTCAGCCGGTGACGTTCACCGTCGATGCGCTTGAAAACCGCAAGATGCACGGTCGCGTGCAGCGGATTTCGCCGGCTGCCGGATCGGAGTTCAGCCTGTTGCCAGCCGACAACGCCACCGGCAACTTTGTGAAGATAGCCCAGCGCATCCCTGTGCGAATTACCGTGGATGACGACCAGACCGACGTTGATCGCTTGCGGCCGGGCATGTCCGTGGTTGTCAGCATCGACACCAGCCAGGACGGCGACGTGCCGCCCGATCCCGTGGACGGGACGGTTGAAAAAAATAAGTAA